In Rutidosis leptorrhynchoides isolate AG116_Rl617_1_P2 chromosome 2, CSIRO_AGI_Rlap_v1, whole genome shotgun sequence, one genomic interval encodes:
- the LOC139890620 gene encoding probable WRKY transcription factor 32, with protein MDEDSDQSSEATHFEIITRERNHHGVDDHVDGYEDSGAVNENEFDDDDAYDDQRDVSEFENSPMEIEEDFRICQSETLASGLAEVPIQYEMRQDELEHLKNQLQGSHQEALAIVIAQAAQALPGSKIQLPKVPSLSSELSPPISSLARINSQGEALSIEGHIDIDTPVTNQMITSDTKSVSTSRTVKTPIDGFNWRKYGQKQVKSPQGSRSYFKCTYNECDAKKIESCDQYNAITKIVYKGQHKHEPPKKVFSRRGKMSSPSSRGHERKSSLTSGSNQHKSSGFISNGQILVEEMDAPPPKQRVKKSSSASPAVAPKRPKKPKFVIHAASDVGISADGYRWRKYGQKMVKGNPHPRNYYKCTSAGCPVRKHIEMAVDGSSEVILTYKGIHDHDMPLRTKEQGSPSVLLLTAASSPSKNTSQ; from the exons ATGGATGAAGACAGTGATCAAAGCTCTGAAGCAACTCATTTCGAAATCATAACCAGAGAACGAAACCACCACGGCGTCGATGACCACGTTGACGGTTATGAAGATTCCGGCGCCGTAAATGAAAATGAATTCGATGATGACGATGCTTACGATGATCAAAGAGATGTTAGTGAATTTGAGAATTCGCCTATGGAAATTGAAGAAGATTTTAGAATTTGTCAATCTGAAACCCTAGCTTCTG GGTTGGCGGAGGTGCCTATACAATATGAAATGAGACAGGATGAATTGGAGCACCTAAAG AATCAACTTCAAGGGAGTCACCAAGAGGCCTTGGCAATCGTTATAGCTCAGGCTGCTCAAGCTCTTCCAGGGAGTAAGATTCAACTACCAAAAGTTCCATCTTTATCGTCTGAATTATCACCACCGATTTCAAGTCTTGCAAGAATAAATTCACAAGGAGAGGCACTCTCAATAGAAGGGCATATTGACATTGATACGCCAGTAACAAACCAGATGATTACATCTGATACCAAAAGTGTATCTACTTCACGCACTGTGAAAACACCTATTGATGGGTTCAACTGGAGAAAATATGGTCAGAAACAAGTGAAGAGTCCTCAAGGTTCTAGAAGCTATTTTAAGTGCACTTACAATGAATGTGATGCTAAAAAGATCGAGTCTTGTGATCAATACAATGCCATCACAAAGATAGTTTATAAAGGTCAGCACAAACATGAACCACCTAAGAAAGTGTTTTCCAGAAGAGGTAAGATGTCATCACCGTCTTCTAGAGGACATGAACGTAAATCGAGCTTGACATCTGGATCCAATCAACATAAATCAAGTGGCTTTATCAGTAACGGGCAAATTTTAGTTGAGGAGATGGATGCACCACCGCCAAAACAGAG AGTAAAGAAAAGCAGCTCGGCAAGTCCTGCAGTTGCTCCTAAACGCCCCAAAAAGCCCAAATTTGTGATACATGCAGCTAGCGATGTCGGAATTTCAGCAGATGGTTATAGATGGAGGAAATATGGACAAAAAATGGTGAAGGGAAATCCTCATCCCAG GAACTACTACAAGTGCACTTCTGCTGGATGTCCTGTTAGGAAACATATCGAAATGGCGGTTGATGGCTCATCTGAGGTAATTCTAACATACAAAGGAATCCATGATCACGACATGCCGTTACGTACTAAAGAACAAGGATCACCTAGTGTTCTTTTACTCACAGCTGCATCTTCTCCTTCAAAGAACACTTCACAATAA